In Salvelinus fontinalis isolate EN_2023a chromosome 8, ASM2944872v1, whole genome shotgun sequence, the genomic stretch TCAACCAGAGCCtcgggatgcatcccaaatggcaccctattccctatatagtgcactacccaaTGGGCCCTGCACTATAAAggctatagggtgccatttggggcgcaAACTTACTGTTGTAAACACTGGGCTTATTTCAGGTGCTGTTGTGGCTTCCAGTAGGCATAAACACTGCTGCCTTCTATGGTGAGGCACGGAGGAAACCTGTGTCATCTTGACCGCCAGTGACTGTTTCTCTGTGTCGGTAGCCTGAGCTTGTGAGTAAGAGTGCAAATAAGGTCTGGGCCTACAGTACACAAAGAACAAAATCTAATTCTGATATGCTCGGTCAGATATCAAAGCTTGATTGTAAAGAAATGCCTCAGGAATTTCCCTCACTATCAGCAGAGTCTCAACCAACAACCTCTCTCAAAAGTGTATCAATCTAAACTAAAGTGCACTGAAGCTAGGTTCCCTTACGGTCAAGTATGCTAGCTCCTCTCAGATTAGTGGTGGCTCATAGTGGAAGGCGATAGAATTCAGCAATAAGGCacgggggggtgtggtatatggccaatataccacgtttCAGCACTTTTCTTATGCACaaccattagccgtggtatactggccatatGACACAAACCcctcgaggtgccttattgctattataaactgtaatcaaaacagtaaaacatttttttgttgttgttgttataccCATGGAATACAACAGTTTTCAGACATTTAACATTCAGGACTCAAACCATCCAGTTTTTATTAGAAActaacaccctcctctctccttctctccccccctcattaacaccctcctctctccttcccctcattaacaccatcctctctccttcccctcattaacaccctcctctctctccttctctcaccccctcattaacaccctcctctctccttctctcacctacTCAttaacaccctcctctctccttcccctcattaacaccctcctctctctccgtctctcacccccctcattaacaccatcctctctccttcccctcattaacaccctcctctctctccttctctcacccccctcattaacaccctcctctccttctctcaccccctCATTAACACCCTCCACTCTCCTTCCCCTCAttaacaccctcctctctctccgtctctcacccccctcattaacaccctcctctctccttctctcaccccctcattaacaccctcctctctctccttctctcacccccctcATTAACACCCTCCTCACTCCTTCCCCTCAttaacaccctcctctctcctctctcacccccctcattaacaccccctctctccttctctcaccccctcattaacactctcctctctccttcccctcattaacaccctcctctctcctcttctcctcccctctccttctctcctctcctcccctctcatcttttcctctcctccctacttTTACTGTCCATTTTACAACTAGAATTGAATAATTTGCTGTCACAATACCCAGTCACACACATGACGCAAACAGCAAAGGTAAGAGGGTTGTCAGGGAATCCAACAGACAACTTTTTAGAGAAAGGCACACGTCACCATTACGCCGAGGGACTGCACAGTAAACTGAAACCATGGCATTGCCTCTTCCCCTTTTGAACTTAACAGTAATTTCTGATTGATATAGCGGACTTTGCTCTTCACCTGGATCCCCATACACTGCAGGAGGAGAATGGCTTTCATTTTCATTGTTTGAGGCACCATGCTGTCAACGAACAGTGGTGTCAATAAACAGCCTTCTTCTACTGTACCAGGGTTCTCCTCTGGATGCAAGATTTCAAGCATGATCTCCGATCTAAGGCCAATTCAAACATGGCAGAGGCAGAACGACACTGCATGTTCAGCTACCAACTGTCTACGAAGCCTGGTAACTCCACATAGAGAAGTATTGTCTTCCTCTATGTCCTCCATGGTCCCTATTGTGACCACAGCCAGAGAAGTCATGAGAGCAACACCTGCAACTGCTGATTCTGATCTGACTCAAGAGTTTCTTCATTTGTCAAGATCACCCTCTTCTGATCATTCAGCGCCAAACAGTAGCTCTCCTGTTCATGCACTGCTACGCAGAAATAAGCATCAGTGACTAAAACATTTAACATTGACATTGAAGCAGAGCCTTGCTCTTCTTGGCAAATTGGTAAAGGGAATACTGGGAGAGGGGAGGTGTTTTAGAGAGAAATGGGGTGTACTTGAAGGATTTGTAATGTTTGTTTTAAAGAAGGTAAGTAATAGTTTATTCATAGGACATAAGTAATAAACAGTTACACCACAATGGGTTGAAATAGTGTGCTTGTTATTTTGGTGCTATTGAAGTGTTACTGAAAATGTGTCTGATCATAATCACCTAGTCTATCCCAgtcatgtgtatatatatatatatagtagtatatatatatatatatatatatatagtagtatatatatatatatatatatatatatatatatatatattatatatatatatatagtatatatatatatatatatatatatatatatatatatatatatatatatatatatatatatagtaccagtcaaaagtttggacacacctactcattcaagggtttttattaatttggactattttctacattgtagaataatagtgacgacatcaaaactatgaaatagcacatatggaatcatgtagtaaccaaaaaagtgttaaacaaatcaaaatacactttacacacacacacacacacacacacacacacacacacacacacacacacacacacacacacacacacacacacacacacacacacacacacacacacacacatatatatatatatatatatatatatatatagctgtcTGTCTCAGTTATATTTGCAGTGTCTTGGACATCTGTCTTAGTCCTCCTTAGTTTGATCAAAATCCCTATATGGATCATGTGAATTGTGCAAGGACATAAATGGATGTACTTTTTACAGCATACTCAAATATAAATCACATTTGCCTGTTTGTTGGCCACATACTGTATATTGGTGCtgagaggacagaggaagcagGGTATCCTAACATTCCCTGTTCATTATCTCAAGTCCAATGCCGCCTAACCATCATTAACAGCAACCTCAAGTTGTACAAAGTACACTTTGCTTAATGACAGTTTAAGGCTACTGTATTAAGATGTAGCACTGTCTAACGTAAAGGAATGCAACCTCTCTAAGTGGAACCCTCGACAATGACGTTTACATTATGTTTACTGTTACTGTTGAGTGACAACAGGAACAGATCAGCAGTAGCTCCCAGAGTGATTTGGAGCCAATAGCCTAATGGTTTGGAGTGGAGCAAAGCTAGCTGAGCACAATACAAACAGATGTGTAGAGCGGATGCCTAACCAGGTGCATAGCAACACTGGCCCACATGTTGTCTTCATTGCATGATgtttctatatgtcatattgatGCTAAATGTTGATCCTGCCTTCACTATATGTGCAtttgggaaaatctaaataattaTGTTTCTATATTCAAAATGCGTAATATACACTGAGTTTGTAAAACACTAagaactctttccatgacatagacagaccaggtgaatccagatgaaagctatgatcccttattgatgtcacttgttaaatccacttcaatcagtgtagatgaaggggagaaaacaggttaaagaagtatttttaaccattgagacaattgagacatggattgtgtatgtgtgccattcagagagtggacaggcaagacaaaatattgaaatgCCTTTGaatggagtatggtagtaggtgacaggttcaccggtttgtgtcaaagaactgcaacgctgctgggtttttcacacgtGTATcccatgtagctcagttggtagagcatggcgcttgcaacgcagCGTTGTGGGTTTGTTCAACAAAGTATGAAAAAAGCATGAACATGTATGCAATCACTACTGTCACTTGCTCTGGATAAGATGCCCCaatgaactgaggctgttctgagggcctaagggggtgcaactcaatattaggaatgtcttcctaatgtttagtacacTCAGAGTATGTTTATTGTCTATACCTGGAAGCAGCAATCTCTGCTTTCTGTTTGGCGATGGCAGAGGCACGCTTAGCTCCCTCCACACCGCGCTCCACCTTCTGCCTGATCTTGGTGCCCTTCAGTTGGATCACCCTCTTCTTCATGGCCTTCACCAGCATATTGTTCATATACTTTCCCTCCTCCTTGCCCCCCTCCGCAAAGGTAGTGCATCCATAGCCGTGTCGCTGGTTGTCCAACCACTCACCCTCATACTTCAGACCACTGGACCGTTCGCTTATTCCATAGCCCGAGCGCTTGTCGTTCTTCCACTCCCCCATGTAGACCTCTGTGGTGGTGGCATCGATGTCGGCCTCCACGGGGGGGAAATCATCCGGCCCGGCCAGGCTCTCGTCTCCCAGACTGATGGTGGAGTTGGCATCGCTGGCCACATCGCTGGCAGCAGAACTTAACGCAGATTCGCTCCTCGATCCCAGGAAGCTTAACTTGCTCCTCACGCTGGATAAGGACGTACGGGAGTCTGACTTCTTCAGTTTCCCCAGGAGAGACCCCCTTCGGAACAGGCCCTTCTTCTTGGGTTTAACGGCATCCGGGTCCACCTGGAGGGTCAGGGCGAAGCCGCCCCGGGAGGGCCCCAGCTTGGTGGGCGTGGTGACCCGGGTCTCCTGGCCGGCGacgttggtggtggtgatggcaGGGACATCCTGTTGGAGCAAGGTGCCGTTGCTGTGCTCGCTGcggagggaggtgagggaggtgCGGAGAGGGGAGCGAACCACCGCTGCCATACCGTAGGGCACGCTCTGACGGACTCCGTACCCGTGTCGCATACCGCCAGTAAACTGGCCCTGAAATGTGCCTGAAAAGATACAGAGGGCATTGATCGATATGTTAACATCTACAGAAATAGACAAGATATAGTCTAAACCGTCTTCACTAGCCTCACACGTCACACACAATTTCATTGAagatgtgtgggttggttatttatcATTATCATCACCCTTATGCCATTGCAAGGTAAATCAACAGTGTGAGATGAATGGTTTTGTTTTGAAAGTAGAATAAATTGCATTATTGAAATGTTGAGGTAACTTAAACTATGGGGAATCAATGCAGGTCAGGAACCATAACATGATAGAGAACATTGACACATATTTTTATACTTTGTCCTACACTATGAAGtacatcaacacagtaacatatGATTTGATAGGTGGGCATATGGTTTGTGTGAAAGACTACAGTGCAAGTTATTAATGTTATCCAAACTAATAATGGGTCTAGTCTGTCATGCAAAATCTGTGTCTGGATGCCATTGGCTGTAGCTATAGCTGGACCGTGAGTCCAAGAGGACACAGCAGCCTGCTGGGCTATTATTACTTCCTGACACATGGTGTCAGAATCtcccaatcaaccaatcaaatggGCCCAAGTCTGATGAGTCAGCTACTCAAGGGACCAGGGGCTTTAAACATACAGCACCGCCACCAATATTATTGGTGTGATCTCTCAGCAGGTTCAAGTGTACAGTTACAGTATGAGAAGATAAAGCCCAGTCCTAGATCTCTACTGCATGTGCTTTTGCCAGGTCCTCTGCCTAAGCTACTGTTCATTCATTCAACATTGTAGAGAAATCAGTGTTGTTTCTCCTGTTAATGTTACTCCACTCTCTCACCAGTTCTTTAgggcatctcagagtaggagtgctgatctaggatccgtTTTATCAAGATTATATAGACAGGGGCGACCGATCAGCACCGGGCCCATGAGTTCTTGTGTGTGTGACAACAATGAAACTAGAACAGCTAAGACAGCTTAGTTTAGCATCCCACATCATAGGACACACTTTGTATTGACACACACCACTAATGTGCCTTCCACTGCCACTAAACTTTGGCAAGAGGTCCTTAGCAATGGGCAAGATCCCAATGGACCATCTGGAGCAACACTTGGGTTCCTCTCCTTGGTCCACTGCTGCAAGCTTTAGTCACTCATTCTCTCATAAAACACTGAAATGGGACATTAGGATTGTACTGGAAagcctactgtactgtagataatcACTCATATCCCTGATGCTACATCTTCAGCTGCACTTGAACATATCGGCGCTACAGAGAATAAATACCACTCCTATGCAATTGCCTCTGCCCGTCTTCAAACGTTAAATGTCAAGTAAGACAAATGTCAAGTGAGGCAAATGGATGTGCAGCAATGGTGCAATATTATTAGGGGTGGAGATACTGATAATCTTTTATTGAGAATAGAATTGTATTGGATTCCCCGTTTGTGTACCATGTCTCCTAGAGGTCTGAATCAAAGGTTTGATATCAGACCATTTCTTACCTGAATATGATACTTTACTTTGATTTGTCTTGCCTTCCAGGTTACCCACTTGGtcattttgtaaatatatattatGTTCTGGAACATTAACATGCACCCATCTCATTGTTATTTAATTATTAGAGATATACAAATGTTTTTTGCACCAACCATGCGTCATGTCTGCAATGGTCATGTGAggtgaaatgtgtatattttggGATGTGAACACTCATTGTGTTTGACCTGACGAAGATCCGTTTTGGATGGAAACGTTGTCAATAAAGCGGTGAATTGGGATCTTTAACAGTGTGCGGGCCTTCTTGTTCTATTCAATATTATACCACATTACTGCATTGCTATTACATATGATAAATTCCAGATTCCcttacatacactaccggtcaaaagttttagaacacctactcattcaagggtttttcttaattttgtttactgttttctgcattgtagaataatagtgaagacatcaaaactaggaaataacacatatggaatcacatagtaagcaatttttattttttatttattatttttttaccctttttctccccaatttcgtggtatccaattgttagtagttactgtcttgtctcatcgttaCAACTCCCGCACGGACTCGGGAGCGGCGAAagtcgagagccatgtgttctccgaaacacaacccaaccaagccgcactgcttcttaacacagcgcgcatccaacccggaagccagccgcaccaatgtgttggaggaaacaccgtacacctagcgacctggtcagcgcgcactgcgcccggcccgccacaggagtcaatagcgcgcgatgagacaaggatatccctgccggccaaaccctcccctaacccggacaacgctagaccaattgtgcgccgccccatgggcctcccgatcgcggccggctgcgacagagcccggaagtaattttttttaaacaaatattcttcaaatagccaccctttgccttgatgacagccttggcattctctcaaccagctttacatGGAAACATTTTCCAACAGTctagaaggagttcccacatatgctgagcacttgttggctgcttttccttcactctgcggtccgactcatcccaaaccatctcaatttggttgaggtcagcagattgtagaggccaggtcatctgatgcaacactccatcactctaattcttggtaaaatagcccttaggCGTGTTGAgtctttgtcctgttgaaaaacaaatgatagtcccactaagcccaaaccagatgggatggcgtatcgctgcagaatgctgtggtagccatgctggttaagcgtgcctggaattcaaaataaatcatagacagtgtcacaagcaaagtaccctcacaccataacacctcctcctccatgcttcacgatgggaattACACATGCGGAGgtcatctgttcacccacaccgcatctcacaaagacacaacggttggaacttaacatctcaaatttggactccagaccaaaggacacatttccaccggtctaatgtccattgctcttgtttcttggccaaagctagtctcttcttcttattggtgaacttaagtagtggtttctttgcagcaattcgaccatgaaggcctgattcacacagtctcctctgaacagttgatgttgcgatgtgtctgttacttgaactctttgaagcatttatttttgctgcaatttctgagtctggtaactaatgaacttatcctctgcagcagaggtaactctgggtcttcctttcctgtagcggtcctcatgagagccagtttcatcatagcgcttgatggtttttgcgactgcacagttcttgaaatgttccgtattgactgaccttcatgtcataaaGTCTCGATGGACTGTCCATTCTccttgtttatttgagctgttcttgccataatatggacttttgcTCTTTTAACAAATAGGGATATCCTCTGTATactccccctaccttgtcacaacacaactgattggctcaaacgcattaagaaggaaagaaattccacaaattaacttttaagaaggcacacctgttaatttaaatgcattccaggtgactacctcatgaagctggttgagagaatgccaagagtgtgcaaagctgtcatcaaggcaaagggtggctatttgtagaatctgaaatataaaatatattttgatttgtttcacactttttttgttactacatgattccatgtgttatttcatagttttgatgtcttcactattattctacaatgtagaaaatagtcaaaataaagaaaaaccctagaatgagtaggtgttctaaaacgtttgacagGTAGTGTATACTCGATTTAATTAAATGCCATGATATGGCTGGTATATGGTTAAGTGTCAAGCCCACCTCCAGACactggacaacataatacaacaaaaaaacaatcaCATACCTCCATCAGCATATGTCTCTGTGCCATATCCATCTTGTAATCCGTTATTCCATGTTCCTTCATATTTTGCTCCACTACCCACACTCAGACGCAAGCCATATCTCCCCTTGAAGCCATGAGTCCATTCTCCCTTGTAAACCCACTGTCCTTTAGTCTCAACTCCTAGACCGTGGCGCTTCCCTTGCGACCAGAAACCTTCATAGGTATTTCCGCTTGGCCAGGTGTACACTCCAACTACTTCAAACCCGTAATTCCAGGAGCCGGAGAACTCGCCCTGTCCTTTAGGTCCGGTGCAGATCCCATGCCCATGGGCTTTGCCACCTTCCCAACCACCACAATAAGCTCCGCCATCATCAAATTcaaaacgacctccactcatacCTTCCCTTCTGTGACTCCAAACAAAAATGTGGTTCAAAGGTAAAGTCAAATCAATGGCAACAAATAAATCTTGGTCAAGATAAAATCTCTTCCTTCAGACTGCATCCACCTTCTCCTGTCATTAAAAACAACGTAGGATATCCTTGGTACTGTGCTTagaatttatttgtatttttcggTATTTTTCACGTAGCCTTCGCACGAGACACTGCAAATTTGATTTAGGCGCGCATTTTCTTATTCCCTCATGGATGACTTCTGTTGATCCCCGGTCGATTTTAGAGTCGTGAACTTAATGCAGCCTTTGTGCTGACTGAGTAAGATTTGTTACGGTTGTTTCCCCCGAGAGATACAACTTATATGCCCTTATTTAGTTGAACTGTCTTTTGATGTATTATCTTTCTGGTTGAGACAGGGATCTTGCATGGCTTTCCAAGGTGGCCATAGAAAAgcccctttcccctgtccctgctTCCCCTCACTCTGCCGCTGCTATCCCAAAACACTTGGTGCGGTTGTAAATGTTTAAGCAGACCTAACAAGGCGACCAGATCCACACACACTGTTCCAAAAATACAACCCAATCCTTACTCTGCTGCAAGGAGTCATCCCAGATCACTCGCCACTTCAGAGTTGGGCATGCGTAGGGTATATCcacagtcacacactgaagacatAGCGTTTAAACAGGCCTTGTCTTCTATTTTATGTCGATCAACTGTGCACCATCAACAACATGTGGTTAAAACAAACATTTCAAATCCAAAATAAAAGGATGACTTTATAAATCTTAGTCATGGAAAAATAGTACCACTGCATGAATACTGCCAGTATTTCCTTCATGGGATCCAATAGGCTATGGATGCGAAAGTAAACTTTCATATATGCCTATATAGTCCTaatacactaaattgactctGAACTCGTATTGCTTCAATCCATATGATGCAACTCAAAACTTGAACTGCTGCCATTTACAGCCGCCAAATTTATCTTAGAACATTTCATATTCAGCACGACTCTTCATCTTTATTTGTGCACTTAGCTGAACGCCACCTTGAGGCTTGCTTGGTATGCCTTTTGGCATTATGGCCCAGTGACTAGGATCCTGATTGCTCAGCCCTAGCATGTAAAAGTCGCACCATCTACTGGCACAGATCAATCATTGCAATATTTGTGgataaaaaaaacacaacaaaaacaCCTAAATTGCTCTATAAACGTGGAGTAATTCAGTTTTTTTATGAGTAAAATGAGAAGGGTTACTGCAATTAATTCAATGCAGCTAAATTGCACAATCCTTAGTAGGATTGGGGACCCTATACTGTAACCTGTAACCTGTtcctacaaataaaataaaatactttgAATGCTTTTTAATCCAACTACCAATATTGGCCACCATCCTTTTTAAAACAAAGACCTAGCAATAACAGCTCTCCTACACTACTTCCTCATAGAGAGCACTTTGACCTTCTCGTAAAATGCACCCTCTCTTCACTGGCGCATGTTTGTGCGCGTGTGATGTAATAGTTTACACAATGATAGAATTGTAAAC encodes the following:
- the LOC129860611 gene encoding junctophilin-2-like, which produces MSGGRFEFDDGGAYCGGWEGGKAHGHGICTGPKGQGEFSGSWNYGFEVVGVYTWPSGNTYEGFWSQGKRHGLGVETKGQWVYKGEWTHGFKGRYGLRLSVGSGAKYEGTWNNGLQDGYGTETYADGGTFQGQFTGGMRHGYGVRQSVPYGMAAVVRSPLRTSLTSLRSEHSNGTLLQQDVPAITTTNVAGQETRVTTPTKLGPSRGGFALTLQVDPDAVKPKKKGLFRRGSLLGKLKKSDSRTSLSSVRSKLSFLGSRSESALSSAASDVASDANSTISLGDESLAGPDDFPPVEADIDATTTEVYMGEWKNDKRSGYGISERSSGLKYEGEWLDNQRHGYGCTTFAEGGKEEGKYMNNMLVKAMKKRVIQLKGTKIRQKVERGVEGAKRASAIAKQKAEIAASRTTHAKAKSDAADQASQASNQESSLARLVARELSPSFYQPGPEYMKKRALQEISDANENTGPIMHEPLLAGQPPTPAESPMLHDRPGSSPARTPSPSPAVTPPASRHSKQGNVSKEDPHLLGPAGWNGDKGNGSRGSSRPNSRINSRPTTPAPAAAPPEERLATAPIPSSRASSRLSNKVEQGSDLEIKPLEKTASEAKVSEAAPSISTSVAYSEEEKEAPPPPPASKVSSKAAFTPEPKSSEPKQRTESVNERPVSTISESEPESSAQSVNKVSPKPSPSLRPLTKQEANPASKPATPAPTPVPKSAKPGPKVEPKAEAKLMKNMVKSPSEVTEVVEFEQGPNTIMITMVILLNIGLAILFVHVLS